TGCGGGAAAAGCGCAAACCGGTCTACCAGACCCTCGACCGCGCCATCGAAGCGCGCATGAAAGGTCTGGTGGCGGTCAGTCGCGAGGCTGCCGAGTTACTGGCCCAGCGTGGCTTGATGCCGGTGCCGGGCGGCTACACCTGGCGCACCGACAGCCGACTCACGCTGCCGTCGCCGCTACGTCTGACCACCGAACAGGCCATGGCCTTCGTCCAGCGTGTCAGTTGCCCTGCAAAACTGGTGGTGGCTGCCGACGGCATGCTCGCCAGGCATCCCGAGTTGCTGGAGCGTCTACCCTTTAGCCGTGAACAGCTGCCAGGCGGCCATCATTTGCATCTGAATGATGAGGCCGGTGCCGATCTTGTCGCAGACTGTTTCAATCGGTTCTTCGCCGTTCCTTGACTTGCGCCGGGCAACTGTCGAGGCTGGGCGGGTTGAAATGGGAGACAACCATGATAGATCTCTACACCGCTGCAAGTTTCGACCGAAAGGAACACAGGTCCGCGGACTTCCTCAAAATCTACCCCGGGTTGCTATTTTTCAATCGCACCGATGTCCTCAAGGGTGCCCAGGCCATGCTGATCCGATGAGTGTATCGATGCGTTCCCTCACTCTGCTGGCGCTGTGCTCGTTCAGTCCTCTGTTGTTTGCCGCCGATGTTCCGGGCAGTCAGGACCTGTCGATCGTGCCGCGCATGGCCGATGCGCAGATCGTCGACTATCGCCCGGCGGTGGAGCTTGAGCGGATCTATCCGCTTGGCTCGATACGTAAGATCAGCGGCCAATTACGCTTCGACGGTCAGGTCAGCGCCCGTGGCAACGCCACCTCGGTGACCTACGAATTGCCCCCGGAGCATTCTGCGACCGATGCGTTCACCGCCGCCCGTGAAGCCTTGCAGAAGCAGGACGCGCAGTTGCTGTTCTGGTGCCAGGCCCGTGATTGCGGTGAAAGCAGCCTGTGGGCCAACGAGGTGTTCGGCAACGCCAAGCTGTATGGCTCCGATAATGAACAGGCGTACCTGCTGTTGCGCCTCGCCGCGCCTCGGGACCACACGCTGGTGGCGCTTTACAGCATCACCCGCGGTAATCGCAAAGCCTATCTGCATGTCGAACAGTTCGAAGCCAGCGCGCCGTTGGGCGATTTGCTGCCGACTTCCGCGACCTTGCTGCGCGAGCTCAAAAGCACCGGCGAACTCGATTTCCCCAAACTCACCGAAGCACCGGACGACACCTGGTTGCGCTTGATCTCCCGTGGCCTGAACCTGGACGCGACCTTGCGGGTCAGTATCTCCGGGGCGAATGCCGAAGCCTGGCGCCAGGCGTTGATCGGGCAGGGCGTGCGTGCCGCGCGCATGGAAGCCGGCAACGCCGAAGGCTCTGGCCTGCATTTCCAGCTGCTGCGATAAGCTGTATCAGGTGAACGCGTTCCGCGCGTTCGCCTACTCTTTTGCGAACTGACTATTTTTTGAGACTGGGATGATCAATAACGATCGGCTGTTGGTGCAGATCCTGCTCCTGGTGCTGTTTGGCGCGAGCGTCTGGGTGATGGCGCCGTTCTGGTCGGCACTGTTCTGGGGCGCGGTGCTGGCGTTTGCCAGTTGGCCGCTGATGCGTCTTTTGACCCGATGGCTCAATGGCCGCGAGTCGCTGGCGGCAGCGTTGTTGACCGTGGGCTGGATCTTGCTGGTGGCGGTGCCGTTGCTGTGGCTGGGGTTCAACCTGGCGGATCATGTGCGAGATGCCGTGGCGTTCATCAAGGATGTGCAGGTCGATGGACTGCCGGAAGCACCGATCTGGTTGGGCAATATCCCCTTCGTCGGCGAGCGTCTGGTGGGCATCTGGAACAGCATCGACCAGCAAGGCGCGGCGATGATGGTATCGCTCAAACCTTACCTGGGACAGGTTGGTAACTGGTTGCTGGCCCGCAGTGCGCAAATCGGCGGCGGCATTCTCGATCTGACTCTGAGCATTGTCTTCGTGTTCTTTTTCTACCGCGACGGGCCACGCCTGGCGGCATTTGTCCATGGTTTGCTGGAACGCCTGATCGGCAAGCGGGCCGGGTATTACATCGAACTGGTGGCGGGCACGGTGCAGCGGGTGGTGAACGGCGTGATCGGCACGGCGGCGGCCCAGGCAGTGCTGGCGCTAATCGGTTTTCTGATTGCCGGGGTTCCGGGAGCCTTGGTACTCGGCATCGTGACCTTCCTGCTCAGCCTGATTCCTATGGGGCCGCCGCTGGTATGGGTTCCTGCAACAGCCTGGCTGGCGTGGAAAGGTGATTACGGAATGGCCGTGTTCCTCGGGATCTGGGGCACCTTCATCATCAGTGGCGTGGACAACGTGCTCAAGCCATACCTGATCAGTCGCGGTGGGAACCTGCCATTGGTGATCGTGTTGCTGGGTGTGTTTGGCGGATTGATCGCGTTCGGCTTCATCGGCCTCTTCATCGGCCCGACGTTACTGGCGGTGGCGTACAGCTTGTTGACTGACTGGAGCAAGAGTCATGCGCGGGCAGATGATCGCCGCTGATTTCAGAAGAGATCACACGGGGGAGATAACACAGACTCGCGTTGATCCAGCGGACGGATGATGGGGACCGTCAGACCAACGCCAGACTGTAAAGGCGGCTCGGGCTTCCTTGCCCGAGTCGTGTAGCGGGAATCAGAACTTGGCTTCGGCATCCAGTTGCAGGGTGTTGATGTCCGAATCCTTGAGAGTGGCGTTGGTGTAGTCCGAGTTAGCCATGAAGTACGTCGCGCCGAGGTTGAAGTTTTTGTCCAGCTCGTAGCTCACTTTCAGCTTGCTGCCACGCGAACCGGTGAAACCGTTGGCGAAGTCGGAGTCGGTGAAGGCACCCACCACGGCGTTACGCTGAACATCGCGGTAGTTGTAGTCCACTGCGAAACCGTAGACTTTGGTCTTGATGCCGGCCAGCCAGGCAGTGTCCTGATCGGTGCTGGCATCTTTGTTGTTGACGTACTGGCCGTAAAACGAGAGCGGCAATGGCAGGCCGGCAATGTCGAGTTGACCGAAGCCTTCGTACAGCTTGAACTGTTCGTTCGGGCTGTTGCCGTTGATGGCCAACTGGCCAGGGATGACGCCGGCGACCGGGGTAATGTCGTCATCGTTGTCGTAGCCGTAAACGCTGCCACCCAAGGTCAATTTCAGGTTGTCGGTGATGGCAAAGCGCGCCCCCAACTGACCAGCGTACAGACGCAGGTCGTGCTTGAACTGCACACCGTCGCCGTCGACGTTGTCCTTGAGGGTGTAGTGACCGGCGCTACCGAACAGTTCGGTGCTGGCGCCCAGCGGGTATTTGTAAGACAACGACAGGCCTTCGGGGCTGATGTCGCTATCCCAGATGACGTCGCCCATGCTCACCCATTGCTGTGGCATCTTGCCGCCAACAATGTGCAAATTCTTGATGGCGTCGGGGTGGTAGTCGACGTAACCCTGGTCCAGCCAGATCTGCTTCTTGTCGAAGTAGTTGTCCAGACTCTGGTTGGTTGAACGCGGGTCATCGTTGTTGCCGGTGGCGATACGGATACCGGTGTCCACTTGCGGGTTGATCTCGCTGTAGGCACCCAGGCGGGCACGAATGCGCTGGCGATCCTGGTCTTTGTTGTTAGAAACGCCATCGTTGTGGACGTTTTCCTGACGGAAACGCACGTCACCCTTGAATTGGGTCTTGGCAGCCCACGCCAGTTTCTGGTCGAAGGTGCTTAGTTCATTGGTTTTCTTCGCAGTGGCTGCGATCTGCTCGTTGGTCTCTTGCTGAGCCTGACGGGCGATTTGCTGGTCTTTCTGATCCCTGGCCAGCTCGGCTTGCAGTTCGGCGTACTGCGCAGTGGTAATCGAGCCGTTAGCTTTAAGCATGTCGAGCAGTTTGGCGTCGACTGCGGCGCTGGCAGGAACACTCATGGCCAGCAGCAAGCCACCGCAAAGGGCTGCCGCAGTTTTCGTGGAAGCAAGACGCATATCAATCTCCGAAGATGAGAGTGGATGACTGAGCCATCCAGGACACAACCGACCGTTGATGGACGGAAAACAGTGGCCGGCCTTATAGCCCGGCGCTCTAAAAACAGGCGCCAGTATCGCGATGGTTTATGACAGGGCGGTGGCAATGTGATGGCATCTCGATGACGATACGAAATGGTCGCGAACTATTGATCTAGAGCGCTGTGATCGGATTTTTCATGTGCAATGCATGGCGATAGGTGATACTCGCGGGGCTTTCATGCACGAATGAGTGAGGATGGAGATGCCGCTGCAACGTCTGCAAAGTCTGTCGGAAATCGCCGCGCAAACGTGGGATGCGCTGGTACCTGAGACTCAGCCTTTTCTGAGTCACGCGTTTCTCGGTGCCCTGGAAGACAGCGGCAGCGTCGGCCCTCATTCCGGCTGGCAACCTGAGCATTTATTGCACGTCGAGGATGATCGACTAATCGCCGCGTTGCCCAGTTACCGCAAATGGCATTCCTACGGCGAATACGTGTTCGATCACGCCTGGGCCGATGCCTGCGAGCGAGCCGGTATCGATTACTACCCCAAGTTGTTGACCGCTGTGCCGTTCAGTCCGGTCAGCGGCCCGCGTTTGTTGGCGGCGAACATCGAGGATGGTTTCGAGTTGTTGAAGAGTCTGCCGGGCTACCTGGAGATCGAACAACTCTCCAGCGCCCACATCAATTTCACTGATCCGTTCACCGACGCGGCGTTGGCCGAACAGCCTGGCTGGTTGCAGCGCATTGGCTGTCAGTATCACTGGCAGAACCGTGGCTATCGCGACTTCCAGGACTTTCTCGATGCCTTGAGCTCGCGCAAACGCAAGCAGATGCGCAAGGAACGTGAGCAAGTAGCGGGGCAGGGGATCGATTTTGAATGGCTTGAAGGTCGAGAATTGACCGAGTCGCTGTGGGATTTCGTCTACGCCTGCTATGCCAATACCTACGCAGTGCGTCGGCAGCGGCCCTACCTGACGCGAGAATTTTTCAGCCTGCTAGCTGAGCGAATGCCGCAGTCCATTCGCGTGGTGCTGGCCAGGCAAGCCTCACGGCCGGTGGCTATGGCGTTCAGTCTGGTAGGAGGCGACAGTTTTTACGGGCGTTATTGGGGTTGTCTGGCGGAGTTCGATCGCCTGCACTTTGAGACTTGTTTCTATCAAGGCATGGACTACGCGATTGCCCAGGGCTTCCAGCGTTTCGATGCCGGCGCCCAAGGTGAGCACAAGTTGATTCGCGGGTTCGAGCCGGTCATCACGCACTCTTGGCATTACTTGCGTCATCCGGGTTTGAAAGCGGCCGTGAAGGATTTTTTGCAGCAAGAGCGCGTCGGAGTGTTGGCGTACGCGGACGAGGCGAGGACTGCCTTGCCTTACCGGCAAGGCTGATCCTCGCAATTCAGGGTCAAATCTCTTCCTTGCCCAGCCAGCGATACAGCACGCCGCCGACAACCGCACCGAGTAGCGGCGCGACCCAGAACATCCACAATTGCTGGATCGCCCATCCACCCACGATCAGCGCCGGGCCGGTGCTGCGTGCAGGGTTGACCGAGGTATTGGTGACCGGAATCGAGATCAGGTGGATCAGGGTCAATGCCAGGCCGATGGCGATTGGCGCAAGCCCCGCTGGCGCACGTTTGTCGGTGGCACCGAGGATGATCAGGATGAACATGGCGGTCATCACCAATTCACAGACGAAACCCGCCACCATCGAGTAGCCGCCAGGCGAGTGTTCGCCGTAGCCGTTTGACGCCAGTCCCGACGCCAGTTCGAAACCAGGCTTGCCGCTGGCGATGAAATACAGCAGAGCCGCTGCAATCACCCCGCCAATCACTTGGGCGATGATGTAGGCCGGCAGTTCGCTGGCCGGAAACCTCCCGCCGACCACCAGCCCCAACGACACCGCCGGATTGA
The Pseudomonas sp. MYb327 DNA segment above includes these coding regions:
- the aqpZ gene encoding aquaporin Z, with translation MSLFKRSATELVGTFWLVLGGCGSAVLAAAFPDVGIGLLGVSLAFGLTVLTMAFAIGHISGCHLNPAVSLGLVVGGRFPASELPAYIIAQVIGGVIAAALLYFIASGKPGFELASGLASNGYGEHSPGGYSMVAGFVCELVMTAMFILIILGATDKRAPAGLAPIAIGLALTLIHLISIPVTNTSVNPARSTGPALIVGGWAIQQLWMFWVAPLLGAVVGGVLYRWLGKEEI
- a CDS encoding putative porin, translated to MRLASTKTAAALCGGLLLAMSVPASAAVDAKLLDMLKANGSITTAQYAELQAELARDQKDQQIARQAQQETNEQIAATAKKTNELSTFDQKLAWAAKTQFKGDVRFRQENVHNDGVSNNKDQDRQRIRARLGAYSEINPQVDTGIRIATGNNDDPRSTNQSLDNYFDKKQIWLDQGYVDYHPDAIKNLHIVGGKMPQQWVSMGDVIWDSDISPEGLSLSYKYPLGASTELFGSAGHYTLKDNVDGDGVQFKHDLRLYAGQLGARFAITDNLKLTLGGSVYGYDNDDDITPVAGVIPGQLAINGNSPNEQFKLYEGFGQLDIAGLPLPLSFYGQYVNNKDASTDQDTAWLAGIKTKVYGFAVDYNYRDVQRNAVVGAFTDSDFANGFTGSRGSKLKVSYELDKNFNLGATYFMANSDYTNATLKDSDINTLQLDAEAKF
- a CDS encoding DUF4892 domain-containing protein; this encodes MRSLTLLALCSFSPLLFAADVPGSQDLSIVPRMADAQIVDYRPAVELERIYPLGSIRKISGQLRFDGQVSARGNATSVTYELPPEHSATDAFTAAREALQKQDAQLLFWCQARDCGESSLWANEVFGNAKLYGSDNEQAYLLLRLAAPRDHTLVALYSITRGNRKAYLHVEQFEASAPLGDLLPTSATLLRELKSTGELDFPKLTEAPDDTWLRLISRGLNLDATLRVSISGANAEAWRQALIGQGVRAARMEAGNAEGSGLHFQLLR
- a CDS encoding GNAT family N-acetyltransferase; amino-acid sequence: MPLQRLQSLSEIAAQTWDALVPETQPFLSHAFLGALEDSGSVGPHSGWQPEHLLHVEDDRLIAALPSYRKWHSYGEYVFDHAWADACERAGIDYYPKLLTAVPFSPVSGPRLLAANIEDGFELLKSLPGYLEIEQLSSAHINFTDPFTDAALAEQPGWLQRIGCQYHWQNRGYRDFQDFLDALSSRKRKQMRKEREQVAGQGIDFEWLEGRELTESLWDFVYACYANTYAVRRQRPYLTREFFSLLAERMPQSIRVVLARQASRPVAMAFSLVGGDSFYGRYWGCLAEFDRLHFETCFYQGMDYAIAQGFQRFDAGAQGEHKLIRGFEPVITHSWHYLRHPGLKAAVKDFLQQERVGVLAYADEARTALPYRQG
- a CDS encoding AI-2E family transporter; translated protein: MINNDRLLVQILLLVLFGASVWVMAPFWSALFWGAVLAFASWPLMRLLTRWLNGRESLAAALLTVGWILLVAVPLLWLGFNLADHVRDAVAFIKDVQVDGLPEAPIWLGNIPFVGERLVGIWNSIDQQGAAMMVSLKPYLGQVGNWLLARSAQIGGGILDLTLSIVFVFFFYRDGPRLAAFVHGLLERLIGKRAGYYIELVAGTVQRVVNGVIGTAAAQAVLALIGFLIAGVPGALVLGIVTFLLSLIPMGPPLVWVPATAWLAWKGDYGMAVFLGIWGTFIISGVDNVLKPYLISRGGNLPLVIVLLGVFGGLIAFGFIGLFIGPTLLAVAYSLLTDWSKSHARADDRR